In a single window of the Flavobacterium sp. W4I14 genome:
- a CDS encoding AraC-like DNA-binding protein (product_source=COG2207; cath_funfam=1.10.10.60; cog=COG2207; pfam=PF02311,PF12833; smart=SM00342; superfamily=46689,51182), translating to MVKFIDQHSPNQILISTMKPHFHKVPITLQSSFSIRHDIKPDFGNIWHYHPELELHYVIKGEGVRFIGDNISNFVPDEMVLLGENLPHTWRCKDEYFQNNPDLTTEAMVIHFLPDCLGKYMLTLPEAYLIPKLFEKAKSGMVIKGKAKDKLVDLMRAAVDATNLDRIIILLSILKTLAETDEFSTIVTSKNTFYQSNESETLRINKICNYTLSNYKKDITLEEVASLSNLSVTSFCRYFKLMTKKTFYDFLIEIRVSHACRFLIENKLPTEMICFDCGFNNVSNFYRHFKKVTGMTPLDYKRKYLN from the coding sequence GTGGTTAAGTTTATAGACCAACACAGCCCTAACCAAATATTGATCAGTACCATGAAACCTCATTTTCATAAAGTTCCAATTACCTTACAAAGTTCCTTTAGTATCCGCCACGATATTAAACCCGATTTTGGGAATATCTGGCACTACCATCCTGAGCTAGAATTGCACTATGTAATCAAAGGGGAAGGCGTTCGTTTTATTGGCGATAACATCAGTAATTTTGTGCCAGATGAGATGGTGCTTTTAGGGGAAAACCTGCCTCATACCTGGCGTTGTAAAGATGAATATTTTCAAAACAATCCAGATCTTACCACTGAAGCCATGGTGATCCATTTCTTACCCGATTGTTTGGGGAAATACATGCTTACTTTACCTGAAGCTTACCTGATCCCGAAATTATTCGAAAAAGCAAAAAGCGGAATGGTAATTAAAGGGAAAGCTAAAGATAAACTGGTTGATTTAATGCGGGCTGCAGTTGATGCAACCAATTTGGACCGGATCATTATCCTCTTGTCTATCCTTAAGACATTGGCAGAAACGGATGAATTTTCGACAATTGTAACCAGCAAAAATACATTCTATCAAAGCAATGAGTCTGAAACACTCCGGATCAATAAAATCTGTAATTATACCCTGAGTAACTATAAAAAGGATATTACATTAGAAGAAGTGGCTTCTTTAAGTAATTTAAGCGTAACTTCTTTCTGCAGGTATTTCAAACTGATGACAAAGAAGACCTTTTATGATTTCCTGATTGAAATTAGGGTGAGTCATGCCTGCCGTTTTTTAATTGAAAATAAGCTACCTACCGAAATGATCTGTTTTGATTGCGGTTTTAATAATGTGTCTAATTTCTACCGGCACTTTAAAAAAGTTACAGGGATGACGCCTTTAGACTATAAAAGGAAATATTTGAATTAG